AGGAATGCCGTAAAGAGAAGCGCTTAATTTCATCAAGATCGGCGCATAGATGTTGTCAAAAAAAGGATCAAAGACATGCGCTATCAGCGTTTCGGCCATCAACCGGATAAAAGAAAAAGAAAAAAATGCTGCAAATCCGGCAATAACAAGACCGAAAAACGGATGGATAGAAAGGTCTTCCAGAACTTCGGGTACGGTATGGTGGCGGTGCTCTATCTTTTGTATCCTGCCGACCAGTTTGCCAATATCCTTCCAGCGGTCCTCCAGGCTGTGGACCCTGACTTTTTTCCTTTTTGCCTGGCTCAGCCTCTGGATTAGAGTTCTAAATCCCTGCCCGGTGACCGCGGTCGTTGGGATGGCCGGAGTGCCGAGCCACTCTTCCAGGGCTTTGTGGTCTATATGTATACCCTTGTGTTTTGCGTCATCCCAGATGTTGAGGGCCACTATCACCGGCAGGTCCTTTTCCATCAATTGAAGGGTCAGGTCGAGGTTCCTTTCCAGATTGGTGGAGTCCACCACATTTATGACGATGTCATTTTCCGGCGAAGCATCCTGGAGCATTTTGCAGGCGACTTCTTCGGCTTTGGAAGTCGGGCAGAGGGCATAAGTTCCAGGGACATCGATGATCTCGTATTTTTCGCCGTTCAGGATGGCATATCCCCTTGTGTATTCAACGGTGGAGCCCGGATAATTTGAGGCTATGACCTGAGTGCCCGTAAGGCGCGAAAAGAAAACGCTCTTCCCTACATTGGGGTTTCCCATTAGCAGGATCCGCTTTTGTGATGGTTCGTTCACTACAGCACCTCCACCTCTATCTTACGCGCCATGCCGTGGCCAATGGCCAGAGTTGTTGCTCCCGCCTTGACAGTGACCGGACCGCAAAGGAATTGCGAGCTGACAACTTCCACGATAGTGCCGCTCCGCAGGCCCATGGAACTAAGCCTATTAACGGCTCCTGAGCCGCCGTGAATGTCTATTATCCTTACTTTTGAGCCTGGAGGAAGCTCGCAGAGAGAAATATGATTTGTATCTGAAAAGTTAGGCATACCTAACAATATAGCATGGTTTTTTGTGCGGGTAAACCGCCCATCTTTACTTTTTTTTATAAACCGCTATACTGTTGCCAGGCGGCATCAAAATGGCAAAATACAGGATATTAATGGTGGATGATGAAACCAACTATCCCACCGCGTTCAAATTCCTTACCGAGCTGAAAGGTGACTATGAAGTGCTTGTTGCCGCAAGCGGCAAAGAAGCGTTTGAGATAGCCCGCAGCAGCAGGCCGGATGTAATCACTCTTGATGTTATGCTGGGGGGGGAGGATGGAGTGGATATCCTTAAGAAAATAAGGGAAGAAAATTCCCTTAAGGATATCCCTGTAATAATGATGTCCGGAGTAGAGGCGGAATCCTCAAGACAGGCCGCCGAAGCGCTTGGGATAGAAGATTTTTTGACAAAACCGGTAGAAATGGACGATCTGCTCCGCAAAATAAACCTGATCAAGGCAAGGGATTCGATCTCTCAAAAATAGCGCCTTAGGTCTCAACGAGCATTACAGTCTGGCCACCGAATCTATCCCCAGCGAAAGATCTGACCGAAGGCCTTTCTTGTTCCTGTAGTACGCGGCGCAGCCTATCATCGCGGCGTTGTCCGTGCACAACTCAAGCGGCGGGATCCTGCAGTCAATTCCTTCCTTTCGGCATTCTTCGCTAAGGTTTTTTCTAAGCAGGGAGTTTGCAGATACGCCTCCTGCCAGCATTACCGTCTTAACTCCTTTTTCTTTTGCCGCCCTGATGGTTTTTTCTGAAAGGGTGTCGACCACGGCTTTTTGGAAGGAGGAGACGAGATCCATAACCCTCACCACCGGCCCCTCTCCCAGCCCCTCGACTACGCTCGGGCCGAGAGGGAGAGCGGGGCTCTTCTTTACATAATAGACTACGGCAGTTTTTATGCCGCTGAAGGAGAAGTCGTATCCGTCATCCAGCATGGGGCGTTTAAAATCAACGGCGTCGGGGTCGCCTTCTTTTGCAAGTTTGTCGATAATAGGGCCTCCGGGATAGCCCAACCCAAGGAACCTTGCCACTTTGTCAAAAGCTTCTCCGGCGGCGTCATCCCTTGTTCTTCCGAGAGTTTCATATTCACAGTGATCTTTTACCAGGACTATCTGCGTATGGCCGCCGGAGACGATGAGGCATATGAAAGGGAAGTGGACCGCAGACCGGGAACCGTTGACCGCAGTTAAAAAATTAGCGTAGATGTGGCCTTCGAGATGGTTAACCCCTATTAGAGGCTTGTTAAGCGCAAAGGCGATGGCTTTGGCGGCGGAAAGACCTACAATAAGAGAACCCGGGAGGCCGGGGCCAAAGGTGACCGCTACCGCATCTATATTTTTAAAAGCCTTTCCCGAAACATCCATGGCTTCTTTTATAACGGGGCTTACGGCCTCGATATGCTTGCGTGCAGCCACTTCCGGGACGATGCCTCCATACTTTTTATGGAATTCGGTCTGGGAAGAAACAATATTGGAAAGGACTTGGCGGCCGTCCTTAACAACGGCTGCTGATGTTTCGTCGCAGGAGGTTTCAAGGGATAGAATAAGCATGATATTACTGACATTTTAGCATGGCAAAAACCAAAGAACGCGTCCTGCGATTTTGCCTTCATGCTATAATCCTCTCATCACAAAAAAATGAAAGGGAAAAAATGAAAAACCCGCTGTACTTTCTACTGGGGATGGTTTTATTGATGTGCGTGTCGGAGGCCTCTTCTCTGGTCCGTGTATCGAGCTTTGAGGGAGGCAGTCTTTATAAGGCCGGCAATATCAATGTTGTCGTAATGAACGGAAGCTTCTACAGCATGGGCAGGCAGTACGGCGGGTTGTTAAAGGCGGAATTTGCCGAGTTCTACGACATGGCAGCAAAACAAGCCGGTATAGGGACCTCAAAAGCTCCTTATAAGGAAGTCGTTTCAGAGCTTAAGAGCGGGATGGAAAGGGTCCCTTTCTATGTAAGGGAATGGGTAAGGGGAATGGGGGAGACCTCGGGCCTTGGGGAGGAAAAACAGCTTATCGCATCCAATGGACTGGCTCTCATCCTTATGCAGGGCGGGGCATGTTCCGGAATGATAGCCTGGGGGCAGTATTCTAAGGACGGTTCTACAGTAATTGGACGCAACTGGGACCTCGGAACAAAGACTCTCAAGCCATATCAAAAATTTCTGACAGTTGCGGTCTTTAACCCGTCGGGATCATCCCAAAGCGTGGCAGACATTAACTACATAGGACAGTTCCTGTGGCAGTCGGGCATCAACCGTTCCGGCCTGTTTTATGACCTCCAGAACGGAGGGATGTGCGACCCGCAAACCGCCAAGAGGCGGCTTAATTCCAATTCTGCTCTAATGTCGATGATGCTGGATTCAACATCCTTTGATCAGGTGGAAGGCTTTTTTGACGCGGTGCGCTCCGAAGGCGGCCTTCTTATCAATGCGGCAGATGCCAAACAGGGGGCCTGTTTTGAATGGGGGACCTCCGATTACAGAAAAAGAGTTGATGATGAAAAAGGCCTGGTGGCCTCGGCCAACAATTTTACCTGCCCAACATGGAATGTGATAACTGCAGTTCCGGAAGGCAAATATGGCGGATTTACCAAGGAAAGGACCGGCAATCTTTTGAAGATAGGAAAGAGATATAAAGGCAGGATCGATGCCGGCAAAATGATGGAGATATTTTCTTCCTCCATACCGGACGGGGGACCTTCTTTTCCTGAGGAAGGTGATTTCATGACTTACTATTCGATAGTTGCTGTGCCCAAAGAGCTTAAACTCTGGCTCAATGTGCGCGGCTTTCAGGGATGGACAGAGATAGAGCTGGAGCCCCTGTTCAGCGGCAGATAAGAACTAGGAGGCCAGTTTTTCCAGGGCCTCGAGATATTTTTTAGAGGTCTTTTGCACGATGTCATCCGGTAGCTCAGGCGCAGGCGGCTTCTGAGGCCATTTTATCGAGATAAGATAATCCCTGACGAACTGCTTGTCAAAACTTTTTTGCGGTCTTCCCGGCTCGTAATCATTGCTGGGCCAAAACCTGGACGAATCCGGAGTAAGAGCTTCGTCTATCAGAATGACCTTTCCATCATATAAGCCGAACTCGAACTTGGTGTCGGCTATTATTATCCCTTTTTTGCCGGCTACTTCCGATGCTTTCTTATAAAGCGCAATGCTTGCTGACCTTATAGTTTCCGCCTGCTCCTTTCCGATAAGAGCAACGGTCTTTTCAAAATCTATGGTGATATCATGTTTGCCGACCTCTTCTTTTGTGGAGGGAGTAAAGATAGGTTCGGGCAATTTATCGGATTCTTTAAGGTCATTTGGCAGTTTGATGCCCGAAACCGCCCCCGTCTTTTGATAATCCTTCCAGCCCGAGCCCGACAGATAGCCTCTGATAATGCATTCAACGGGAAGCGGCTTGCACTTTTTTACCAGCATGGAGCGGCCTTCCAGTATCTGCCTGTACTGCCTGCACTCAGGCGGAAAATCGTCAGGGTTTATGGAAATACAGTGGTTCTCTACGATGTCTTTAAGGGCGTTGAACCAGAAGAAGGAGATCTTTGTCAATACTTCTCCCTTGCGCGGAATGGGGTTGGGCATGACCACATCAAAGGCGGAAAGCCTGTCCGTGGCAACTATAAGAAGGTGGTTCCCGAGGTCATAGATATCCCTTACTTTTCCCCGGCTGAGGAGTTTTAATTTCGGCAGTTTTGTTCCAAGGACAGGTTCCATAGTATTATTTTGGGGCGAATAATTATCCGCCCTTACTCCTAGGTTCTATGAGTCAGGTCCAGATCGAGTTTTTTGAGATTCTCGGTTTCGCCGAAGATGATAACAATATCGCCTTTTTTGATGATATTTTCATCGGTCAAATTAAAAAGCAGTTCGTCCTGGCTCTTTATCCCGAGCACGGTGACGCGGAATTTCTTTCTCAGCGCCAGGTCCCTTATTGTCTTGTCCTCCCATTCCCTGGGGGCTTCCACGCTGACGATATCCGTCTGGCCTCCGAGCTCAAGGTAGTCCAGGATATTCTCTGATGTCAGTTTGTTGACGAGCTTAATTGCGGTATCCTGCTCCGGGTAGATCGTCTGGTTGACCTGGAGCTTTGTTAGTATCTTTCCGTGAAGGGTGTTCTGTGATTTGGCTATTACTGTCTTTATCCCCAGGTTCTTGCACAGCTGCGTGGCTATGATATTGGATTCAATGTGCGAACTCTGCGCGATTATCGCTATGTCGCAATCATTTACCCCGGCTTCTTTTAAGGCGTCCTCGTCGGTTATGTCCCCCACATAGGCGTGAGACACCTCGTCCTTAATGGCATTTATCTTATTCTCGTCCCGGTCTATCGCTATCACCTGCTGCCCCCTGTAGAACAGTTCCCTTGCGACCTTTGAACCGAACCGTCCTATTCCCAGCACCGCGAATTGTTTCTTCATCCTTTTTCTCCTTTTTATCCTATGGATATCCCTTCTTTGGGATAACTGATATGATGTTTGCCCTCTCTGGTGGCAAGCGCCAGCAAAAGAGACAGGGCCCCAAGCCTGCCTATGAACATGACGACTATAATGATTATTTTACCAAGATTTGACAGGAAAGGAGTTATGCCCATCGACAATCCGACAGTGCCGAAGGCTGAAAATACTTCAAAAGTCATGGCTGTCAGCGAAAAAGACTCTGTGCCGTTCAAAAGAAAGATACCCAGGGCTATGGCTGATACTGACAGGAAAAAGATAACAAAAGCTCTTCTGACCGTTTCTGCGGGTATCTTTCTTTCAAAAAGGATGGTGTTTTTCTGGTTCCTTAAGGTGGCCCAGATCGTTGAGCAGATCAGAGTGAAAGTTGAGGTCTTTATCCCTCCACCTGTTCCGCCGGGGCTTGCCCCTATGAACATAAGTGAAAGAATGACCAGAATGGAAGAATCAAAAAGGTTTCCCATGGGAAGGGTATTAAACCCCGCTGTGCGGGCTGTCACAGAATTGAAGTAAGACACCAGAAGTTTGTTCCAAAGCCCCATTCCTCCGATAGTGCGGCTGTTAAAATATTCGATGCCGAATAAAAGCGCCGTGCCGACCGCCAGCAAAAAGAAGGTCGTTCCTATCACTAATTTGGAGTGCAGAGAGAACTTTCTCCTCTGAATAATGTCCGCCAGGACCAGAAAACCAAGTCCGCCGATTATTACAAGGGTCGTTACCGTGAGATTAATGACAACATCTGTTTTGTAGGCTGACAGGCTTGAAAAACCAGATGTAAGAGCGAATCCCGCGTTGCAAAAAGCCGATACCGAATGGAATATGCCGTACCAGACGGCCTTAAACAGCCCGAGTTCCGGCAGCCAGCGCAGGAACAGCACAGCAGCCCCAAGCCCTTCGATGGCAAATACTATCCCGAATATTTTTTTAAGCACGCCGAGCACATCCCTGGAGGAGTACACATTGAGCGCCTGCTGAACGGTAAGCTTTTCCGTTATGAACATCTTTCGCCTGAAAAGCAGCACCATATAGGTGGAAAATGTCATGTACCCAAGCCCACCTATCTGAATGAGCAGGAGGATGACCAGCTGTCCGAAAAAGGAAAAATGGGTTCCGGTGTCAAGAGTGACAAGGCCTGTTACGCAGGTGGCCGAATTGGCCGTGAAATAGGCGTCGAGAAAATTTGTAAAAGTACCGCTGGAAGAAGAAATGGGGAGGCACAGGACCACGGCCCCGGCGGCGATCACCGCCAGAAAGGAAAGTGCAATTACAAGAGCAGGCCTCAATTTGAACATTTTTCAGATGATTATTATACATTATAACCGGGCAAAAATATACGGAGTGTATTGTTATGGTATAATTGTATTGAAAATCAAACAGAAAAGGAGAAAAAAGATGCCGTTAGTTTCTACAAGGGAGATGTTCAAGAAGTCATACACGGGCGGGTATGCCGTGGGGGCCTTTAATGTGAATGACATGGAGATCCTGCAGGGGATAGTGGACGCCGCCAAGGAAGAAAAAGCCCCTCTTATCCTTCAGGTCTCGGCCGGGGCAAGAAAATACGCAAGGCACGAATACCTGATCAAACTGGTGGAGGCCGCGCTTCAGACAGCTGACCTGCCGATAGCCCTTCACCTTGATCATGGAGAGGATTTTGAAATATGCAAGCAGTGCGTGGACGGAGGTTTCTCGTCCGTCATGATAGACGGTTCCAGGTTCCCTCTTGAAGAGAACATTGCGGTCACAAAAAAAGTCGTTGATTATGCGCATTCCAAGGGCGTGACCGTAGAGGCCGAACTGGGCAAGCTTGCCGGAATTGAGGATGCCGTAAAAGTTGCGGCCAAGGACGCTACCTATACCGATCCCGCGGAAGCCGAAAGATTTGTTAAAGAAACAGGCTGTGATTCGCTGGCGATCGCGATCGGGACCTCTCACGGAGCTTATAAGTTCAAAGGCGATGCCAATCTTGACCTGG
This genomic stretch from Candidatus Margulisiibacteriota bacterium harbors:
- a CDS encoding FeoB small GTPase domain-containing protein, whose translation is MNEPSQKRILLMGNPNVGKSVFFSRLTGTQVIASNYPGSTVEYTRGYAILNGEKYEIIDVPGTYALCPTSKAEEVACKMLQDASPENDIVINVVDSTNLERNLDLTLQLMEKDLPVIVALNIWDDAKHKGIHIDHKALEEWLGTPAIPTTAVTGQGFRTLIQRLSQAKRKKVRVHSLEDRWKDIGKLVGRIQKIEHRHHTVPEVLEDLSIHPFFGLVIAGFAAFFSFSFIRLMAETLIAHVFDPFFDNIYAPILMKLSASLYGIP
- a CDS encoding FeoA family protein produces the protein MPNFSDTNHISLCELPPGSKVRIIDIHGGSGAVNRLSSMGLRSGTIVEVVSSQFLCGPVTVKAGATTLAIGHGMARKIEVEVL
- a CDS encoding response regulator is translated as MAKYRILMVDDETNYPTAFKFLTELKGDYEVLVAASGKEAFEIARSSRPDVITLDVMLGGEDGVDILKKIREENSLKDIPVIMMSGVEAESSRQAAEALGIEDFLTKPVEMDDLLRKINLIKARDSISQK
- the tsaD gene encoding tRNA (adenosine(37)-N6)-threonylcarbamoyltransferase complex transferase subunit TsaD translates to MLILSLETSCDETSAAVVKDGRQVLSNIVSSQTEFHKKYGGIVPEVAARKHIEAVSPVIKEAMDVSGKAFKNIDAVAVTFGPGLPGSLIVGLSAAKAIAFALNKPLIGVNHLEGHIYANFLTAVNGSRSAVHFPFICLIVSGGHTQIVLVKDHCEYETLGRTRDDAAGEAFDKVARFLGLGYPGGPIIDKLAKEGDPDAVDFKRPMLDDGYDFSFSGIKTAVVYYVKKSPALPLGPSVVEGLGEGPVVRVMDLVSSFQKAVVDTLSEKTIRAAKEKGVKTVMLAGGVSANSLLRKNLSEECRKEGIDCRIPPLELCTDNAAMIGCAAYYRNKKGLRSDLSLGIDSVARL
- a CDS encoding C45 family autoproteolytic acyltransferase/hydrolase, translated to MKNPLYFLLGMVLLMCVSEASSLVRVSSFEGGSLYKAGNINVVVMNGSFYSMGRQYGGLLKAEFAEFYDMAAKQAGIGTSKAPYKEVVSELKSGMERVPFYVREWVRGMGETSGLGEEKQLIASNGLALILMQGGACSGMIAWGQYSKDGSTVIGRNWDLGTKTLKPYQKFLTVAVFNPSGSSQSVADINYIGQFLWQSGINRSGLFYDLQNGGMCDPQTAKRRLNSNSALMSMMLDSTSFDQVEGFFDAVRSEGGLLINAADAKQGACFEWGTSDYRKRVDDEKGLVASANNFTCPTWNVITAVPEGKYGGFTKERTGNLLKIGKRYKGRIDAGKMMEIFSSSIPDGGPSFPEEGDFMTYYSIVAVPKELKLWLNVRGFQGWTEIELEPLFSGR
- a CDS encoding phosphoribosylaminoimidazolesuccinocarboxamide synthase — translated: MEPVLGTKLPKLKLLSRGKVRDIYDLGNHLLIVATDRLSAFDVVMPNPIPRKGEVLTKISFFWFNALKDIVENHCISINPDDFPPECRQYRQILEGRSMLVKKCKPLPVECIIRGYLSGSGWKDYQKTGAVSGIKLPNDLKESDKLPEPIFTPSTKEEVGKHDITIDFEKTVALIGKEQAETIRSASIALYKKASEVAGKKGIIIADTKFEFGLYDGKVILIDEALTPDSSRFWPSNDYEPGRPQKSFDKQFVRDYLISIKWPQKPPAPELPDDIVQKTSKKYLEALEKLAS
- a CDS encoding TrkA family potassium uptake protein produces the protein MKKQFAVLGIGRFGSKVARELFYRGQQVIAIDRDENKINAIKDEVSHAYVGDITDEDALKEAGVNDCDIAIIAQSSHIESNIIATQLCKNLGIKTVIAKSQNTLHGKILTKLQVNQTIYPEQDTAIKLVNKLTSENILDYLELGGQTDIVSVEAPREWEDKTIRDLALRKKFRVTVLGIKSQDELLFNLTDENIIKKGDIVIIFGETENLKKLDLDLTHRT
- a CDS encoding TrkH family potassium uptake protein — encoded protein: MFKLRPALVIALSFLAVIAAGAVVLCLPISSSSGTFTNFLDAYFTANSATCVTGLVTLDTGTHFSFFGQLVILLLIQIGGLGYMTFSTYMVLLFRRKMFITEKLTVQQALNVYSSRDVLGVLKKIFGIVFAIEGLGAAVLFLRWLPELGLFKAVWYGIFHSVSAFCNAGFALTSGFSSLSAYKTDVVINLTVTTLVIIGGLGFLVLADIIQRRKFSLHSKLVIGTTFFLLAVGTALLFGIEYFNSRTIGGMGLWNKLLVSYFNSVTARTAGFNTLPMGNLFDSSILVILSLMFIGASPGGTGGGIKTSTFTLICSTIWATLRNQKNTILFERKIPAETVRRAFVIFFLSVSAIALGIFLLNGTESFSLTAMTFEVFSAFGTVGLSMGITPFLSNLGKIIIIVVMFIGRLGALSLLLALATREGKHHISYPKEGISIG
- the fba gene encoding class II fructose-1,6-bisphosphate aldolase, whose amino-acid sequence is MPLVSTREMFKKSYTGGYAVGAFNVNDMEILQGIVDAAKEEKAPLILQVSAGARKYARHEYLIKLVEAALQTADLPIALHLDHGEDFEICKQCVDGGFSSVMIDGSRFPLEENIAVTKKVVDYAHSKGVTVEAELGKLAGIEDAVKVAAKDATYTDPAEAERFVKETGCDSLAIAIGTSHGAYKFKGDANLDLARLAEIAKRLPGFPLVLHGASSVPQYLVDECNKYGGKLPGAKGVPEEMLREAAKGAICKINIDTDLRLAMTATIRRVFVESPAEFDPRKYLGPARDEIKKVVKHKLANVLGCSGKA